Genomic window (Erythrolamprus reginae isolate rEryReg1 chromosome 3, rEryReg1.hap1, whole genome shotgun sequence):
gggatcacaatctccctcttgttgtacctgtagctatgcagccaagcattctacttgtttccctatcgcctgaccgcactgttcactcattttgagactgtcagaaatcactatccctaagcATGTtagcatgttttcactgaaaaaactcaagtggcttatcagcatgattggggtgtattTTGTTTAAGTGatgctttaatttatttggcttcatgctgtctgttgccaacatttttagacacggtaaacataccggtctttcctcgttacccactgtagtcacagtgaagccaaacactacatacgcttcatcacaTTTCCTCGTCTTAGATTTTGGAAGtgttatgtttgtctcattatctccatctctctcctcctttcttttcatccatgttaaatatttttcaatgGAGTCTCTTAATAccttgttatctgcacttcattatctcctgctctgtgctgtgtgctattgttcagcaCAAAAAAACTCTACTCTCTGCGGCAAAATAAAGCATGTTCCTTGGGATCACGCCCCCCCCCAGCAACGCTCCACGCTCCCCCAGGGGatcccgccccactatttgagaagcactgatataGTCAATTGCAATTTCTGTGATTATGATTTCTGACATTCCTTGCCAACATGGCAAAACCAAAGTCATTGAGAAAGCCAATAGAAAGTCAGAAGTTGCAATCATGTGAGGTCCATGCTTATTACCAATCCATGCAAACCTTGCTTAATTATGATGATAAGGATTGCTAGAATTGTCATTGCTTAGTGATGTGGTCACGTGACACTGCATTTTACAagcccatctatctatctatctatctatctatctatctatctatctatctatctatctatcatctatctatctgtctatcatctatctatctatctatctatctatctattacctatcatctatctatctatctatctatcatctatctatctatcatctatctatctatctatctatctatctatctatctatctatctatctatctatctatctatctatctatctatctatctatctatctatctgattggatttatatgacgccCGACTCCAagaacttggggtggcttacaacatataaaaagaaacaataggaTACAGTaggataaatccaattaattaaaacgaAGTAAACTAGTATAAAATCCCCAATTGTAttaatcatacccattcagacaagAACCATGcataacattcatcagccagggggctaagatctaatcgtcccaagcctggtggcataaatgagtcttaagactcttatggaaggcgaagagggtgggggcagtgcgaatctctggggggagttgattccagaggaccgccccccccccccccccccactgagaaggctctttccctaggccgctccaagtgacattgtctagttcagtgtttcccaaccttggcaacttgaagagatcgggacttcaactcccagaattccccagccagcatccgctggctggggaattctgggagttgaattcccgatctcttcaagttgccacggttgggaaacactggtctagttaacaggacctggagaaggccatctctgtgggtcctaaccagttgctgggattcatacggcagaaggcgattCCACAAGTAATCtgccccaatgccatgtagagcttttgCTATCATAACCTGAAGACTACCTGCATTGAGGCTTACTGCATAGTCCATTACTCATTCATTGGAACAAGTATCATTTCTTTTCTGAAATATGGGTTGAGCTTTTCCTTGATTGCTAAGCAAGGAATCAATTATACTTGAAGCAGGAATGTATGAGTCCTATTAATTACATTCTCTTTATTGCTTCTTGGCAACCTTTGACAGAGATCTAATGCACAGTAGAATGGAAGAGCAATAAACAAAGTTACATTTAATCAGACATGTCCATATCATTTTGAGCACACATGCAATGAAGCATTATAAAATGAGAAGGCAATCTTGTCCCTTCCACTGATGCTTACCCACCATTTACCCCAACAAACTGCAGGTTCTTTTTGGCGCCGTTACTTCCTTCGTGGAAACcagcttctttctttttcataatGGATTTCAGACTTGTACTTGGAGAGATTTCTGATAGAAATAAGTtttaaaacaattatataagaatgTTATCAGTACTGCTCTTTCTTAatattatcatatatatattgcaaATGTTGAGTTCTACTGCCAACTTTTCCCCATGACGGATGTTCATGATGGACATCCCTGAGGGGTCAGGGCTTCATGCAGCCACCAGGCATTCTTCCCAATGTACATGAGAATTCTCTCATGCCAACATGGAAGATGTGGTAGAAAAATCTCCCATGCTTTTCTCGACTGTGAGTCATATAAACCCATTATGACAGCCGaggttcattaaaaaaaatcgtgACAACGTAAGAACAAGAATGGAGGTTACCGTGAGCAACCAAGAAATAAACGGCATGGatcactaaacaaataactccagAGTTGTCTTTCGAGGTACAAATGACCAGGTTCAAATTGTCCTACTTTGGACACATAATCTAGAGCagtggtggcacatggagccatatttgctggcacgctaGCCATTggttggcctagctcagctccagtgcgtaTGTATAGGCCGTTctgatgatttttggcttgcacagaggctctgggaggatattttctctctgggtgtcttcggagaagggcggcatacaaatctaataaataaataaatatttttgacttCTGGGGGGCCTTTAGGGGGATGGaggaaggtgtttttgccttccccaggctcgtctctggagcctgaggagggtgaaaaatgggcctactaggcccaccagaagttgtgaaacaggccattgctggtctccagagggcctctggggcaaGGCCATTTACACCtttcccaagcattgaattatggatgtgggcactctcgtatgcatgatagtgcacactcacacgcttttggcacctgaggaaaaaaaggtttgccatcactgatttagagacttagctctctagagcagtgtttcccaactgtggcaacttgaagatatttggacttcaactcccagaattccccaaccagtgaatgctggctaagaaattctgggagttgaagtccagatatctccaagttgccaaggttgggaaacactgctctagagaaggcTCTAATGCTGAGAAGGTGGAATGTAATAGGAGAGGAGAACAACTAGTACCAAGCTGTGTGGATCAGTTACAGTGGCGGTGGGCGAGTGTACAATTGGAATCCCTGGAAATACCATCCTATGGACAGATTATTACAGAGAAAACCTACCTGTGTGGTTGTTAAGAATCAGCACTAACTTGAAACATCATGTTCAGCTGGAAGATGCTATGAGTGATATTATCCCCCAATTTTTCCCATTGTCCTGAATTGGCAGTAGTGTTTGACTAATTTCTCAGGATAAACTTTAATTAAGTCAACTTACTAATTGGGCTGATAATAAGCTATAAATGAATAGGAAAAGAATTGGGTCAAACAACATCAGTTCTCACCATACAGCATTTCTCTGAAAAGCAACAAGCAAGCATGTAGCAGTGGTTTTAAACAAGCAAGCCTATGGGTGAGATATTAGACACCAAGCTATCTACACAATGTTGCCCAGTCTACACTCCAATACATGTCTGCTGCCTTCAGGAAGGAGGTTATTCCCATGATCAGTCCCAAGATGCCTCAAAAAGGCATCATGTTGTGTATCAATACTACCAAGTACATTTCTTGAGCTGGACTTACTCCAGGTGATAAATTGGCAACTGCAGAACCATGGCAATTAATCTGTGATATTCtagataattttatttgtttgcttgttatttGCTCACTCATTTGTAGCCCACCTGTATTATTTTTAACAAACAATCCAAAGTACCAAACATATAGatcacatcttcctcctcctattttccctacaatgACAACTGTTTGAGTTAGGTTAGGGTGTAAGAGAGtggctgacccaaagtcacccacctgCTTTTCATGGCTAAACCAAGACTTGAATTTATGGTCCTCTGCTTTCTAACCAAtgaaccaaactggctctcatccGGAATGAAAAAGAATACCAGAGTTCACATTTAGTAGGAAATGCTAATAATAGTATGTTTTCCTAGAGGATACTCTGGtacttttgttttgtattttgattGCATTGTCTGGACATTTGTATTTTGAAGAACTATAAATGCTCCACAGAGTTACCTATGCTAGCCTAATATGAGCAAAAATAAAATTAGTGAATATGGTAGTGCATAACATCTGGAAGGAATTAATTTGCTTATCTGCACAAAAGTATTTAGagtcagggtggcacagtggttagaatgcagcactgcaagctacttcagctaactgctagttgtagctcagcagttcaaatctcaccaccagctcaaggttgactcagccttccacccttctgaggtggataaaatgaggacccagattgttgggggcaatatgctgattctgtaaaccacttagagagggctgtagaagcactatgaagccgtatataaatctaattgctattgctattaggtcTCAGTATGAAAAATGGGTTATTTGTTCTGCTTGCCAAAGGATTATTGAATTGGACTAATTCATtgtgattttaaaattattaatacaAATAAAGTGGGTTTTTCCAAACGTGTCTACATGCTTTTAAGTTCTGAAATTTAAAATTTTCTATTCAAACTATAAATTTGGTACCTAACTTTTAGCAATGATTGCCTTAGAATTTTTTCTCTTCAGCACAGGAATAGATAGTTGGATGGTGTCACAAATGCAAGCAACCCAGTGTCCACCAGATATATTGGATTTTAAACTCTTATCAGTCAATGTTGATGGAAAAAATTGCCTATCTTTCATCACTATGAGAATCTTCAGATTGGTCACTTCCTGAACTCCATAGGTTTGCCTATACATCCCAGGAGGGGTTTtttgaactttctaaaatgttttgttttatatcaCATTGTGTGCTAGGATCTGATTATACGCAGGGATGGCAAGATATTTGAGAGCATCACCACATACACCATTTGGCAAGGATCTAGAATCATGCTAAATTATAAATGCCTAAAATGTTGGAAACTCATTTTAATGTTCCCATCTAATTTTTACCTAGCAAGCTCAATCCAGATCAGAGCAAGCACATGCCACTCAGTTCtgctagaaaaataaataaatggcttgatctttatttattaaacatcagCAAACACCACAACAGTTAACtggcaaaagcaaagcaaaaatgcAGGGAGAAAGACCAGAACAACAGGCAAAAATTTACCTGTACCTCTATACATAAAAAGGCACAAAATTTTCcttattggaaattatattatgcaTAACTAGTATGCTGGTGGCCTTTCTTTTATCCCATGTTTAAATCTTTTGTGTATAAAATGGCACAAGAGAGATTGAAAGAAGAAAGTGATGCCTCCTGAATTctgcacctttttttaaaaacctgaataAATAGGGATtataaaagcccaaaattccattTACCTCTTATTTCCCACAGTTTTTCTCCCTATATTATCAGAGATCCATTCATTCTGGAGGGGAGATTTGTTAGAATTACACAATGCTCTGAACTCATTCAGTCCTTACTGGACAATTGAAGGAATCTGTTCATTCAGGATTTTGTGCCTTCCTTATTTTCCGGATTTGAAAACCTTCGAGACCTACCAAGTTTATTTAATATCTTCCTTTTAGGCAttttagacacaagaacaaaggcATTCACATTTTAAATTTCAAACTGAACTTTGAAATTGGACTGGAAATTTTAAGAGACAGAATGGAATCATAGGGAATCAACTTTCTATATGCTTGGGAAAAGGGCATCCTACACTGCGTAAATTATGAGAACAAAAATTTGTGAAATTGGACATGAATAAGAGCTGATGTCTGCTTTGTTGTTCATTAAAATATAAGGCTAGGTATCTATACAAGTTTTCTGAAGCTGCCAAAGTCTGTTATTTGTCAGTTCACATTTAGCTCACTAGGTCACATTGTCACATGCTGAGACAGCAAACTAGAAAGCCCAGATCATTCAGAGATAGCATGGCAAAATTAGAATGTCGATAGTGCATGAAAGAGAGGGAAGACTATGAGCTGATTTTCTGTTATCGCAAGAGATTGAAAAATAGAATATGAGAGTGACTGGGATTTGCTTCCGTTGCTGTTTTACATGCAACAGACCTTACATTTAAACTTTAGCTCTCCATAATTTAAATTGAAAAGAGGCATCAGAGTTTGAATACCTTATAGTTTTGGCAGAATAGTAGGCATTGTGGCAAAGCAGGCACTGACTCAATGTATTTTGTAATGTACGATAAAGCGCATAGTAATCTATCCCCCTATTCTACTCAGTGAGGCTTCTTTGATGGCAGCATCCACCAACTCTCAGAAGGTCAAAATCTGAAGTCAAGGACAAGCTATGTGACATTTAAAGCTTTGACAGAGATAAGAAGCCACGGAACTCAAGGACTAATgttcacaaacataccattctaGTATGCTTACAGTAGAATCAGTTTTGTACctctaggtagtccttgattcacaaccatttgtttagtgactgctcaacgTTACGACAACATTAAAAATGGACTcacaaccatttttcatacttatgtcgcggcagcatccctgtggtcacatcatcaaaattcaaacacttggcaactggcatggatATTAATGGTTGCGATGTCCAGGGTGGTGGTGTCAAGTGTCATTTTGTGACACTTTTGCGACAAGTTACatgaatggggaagccagattgagTTTACAACTGTGTTAGTAACTTAACAATGGGAGGGTTTCACTGAAGAATTCTGGCAAAAAAGGATGTAAATGGGTAAAACTCAACATCTGTGTTGCTTGGCAATGGAAATTTCAAGCTCAATAGTGGTCATAAGTTGATGGCTATTTATATTGACCTACTTTATCATATTGTATATATTGTATGCTTATTTATATGCAATGGAATACATGTCCTCATTTGGGAATCTTGGACTAAGTGAGTTGAAGGGTTGATTTCCCTGACTGGTGCTGACTCGAGATCAGGGTTATTGACTTATTGAACACTACATGCACATAGTGAGCATTCCAATTAATATAAGTTTTTGCTCTATTTGAAAAACATTTAATATTCCAGAATATGTACAGCTAATCTTCCTTTATAAGTCATAATGCATTTTTAAGTATTAACTTAgacaagtggttctcaacctgggggtcgggacccctttggggatcgaatggccatttcacaggggtcgcctaagacctggAAAAGACTAATTCCCCGTGGTGTTAGGAatgaaagcttctattctggcgccttagaacatatttttagaatctgaccaatcaggcatttacagtaggggtgttcctgccaatcagcttaacgctctattgggagaattggcgctcgacttatggttgggggtcaccacatcaTGAGGAACTATATCAAGgggccgcggcattagaaaggttgagaaccactgacttagactAAGAGGAGCCCGGGCTCTTAGTACATAACTTCTTTGAGATTTTCCCAAACAACCACAAAGAAGGTATGGACAGTATATTAAGTgatgtttcattttctttttttaaaaaaaccagggaATATTCGGTAAATATCTTAGTTTTgcctttttattttgaaaaaccaATGATGTCTACTTGATTTGTTTCTCAAGTGGTGCTACTACCCCTGAATACCATCAGTGTAAGAGAATGAAAGACTGGCTTTGTCAAAACTATTTACCCAACTCTTGATACTGTGTGTTGGAATTCTCTTGGTCTGTTGGTGTCTGTGCTGAGTAGGCAGACAGCAGCAAATTCAGGGAATTAACAAGTTGATTCTGGATCGAACTGAGTTTTGAGGCTGGTTGCTTTATTGCACTGGCTAGCTCGGGATACCCATGTTCTAGGCACAGCCACTGCTCTTGTAAGAGATCCTTGATTTTCTTGATGTATTGGCCCACAATGGGATCTGGAGGTGATTCCTTTGCTTCTTGGTGATTCTGCGCCTCATGCTCTTGCTGAGCATCTTCTTGAAAAATGATTTGCATTCCTTTGGGTTTTATGTCTGCGGTCTTGGGACCAGAACCATTTTCTCCATCAGAAACAAAGGGCTGAGCTGTCACAAGGTTCCTTTCTGTCTTGCTGTTTCCATTATCAACATGTGCCGATAGCTCATTATAGCTTGGTTCAACCATGAAGGAATCGCTTTCCTGAACAATTCTCTCTCCTGCCTTGTTTCTCTCCAAAGTAGGCTTATCTCttcctccatcatcatcatcagataTCTCAGCAGAGAGTAACACTTCACCTATTTCCATATTTTTATCACCCGTCTCGTAAGTAACACCACCTGGAGGTTCCATAAGCTCTGTGATACTTACAGAGATCTCTTTTTCATGCATCACCTTTTCATGCACATGTTCAGTATTCACAGCCACATCAAAGTATTGGGGGGCACTTCCGGCCTGTACGCCAGGCTTCATTTCTTTGATGTTCTCCCCACAGAGTTTCTTttccagctgtgctttagaactTGCGAGCAATTCAAtacttctctcttttgctttgatTTCCTGATCCTGTTGCTTCAAAACCATCCGGATCTGCTCGAGTTCTTCTGTTTTGCGATTCAGTTGCTTCTCCAGAATTACAATATGCTGCTGTAACGCTTTCATATTGCTGGCACCTTTGAGAAGGAAGGGCTCGAGTTCTGTATTTCCCCCCACTTCTGTAGTGCTAAGGCCTGTCATTTGACCCTCTTCCTCTGCTTCTTCTGGAAGAGCCTCACATATGTTAAGTTCAATTTCCTCCTGGGATTGTTTTACAGACATGGTTTCTGAAGTGCCGATAAAGGCCAAGCCACTCTGAATGGATGAGGGACATACCTGTGACTCATGACATTCTTCTCCACTCTTAACCATGTCAGGGAATTCCTGACAAATTAGAGGTTGGCTTTGCTGTGGATCACTAGGTGGTGTTATTTCCTTAGGAAGCTCTGGTTGTTGCTGGTCTAACAGAAGTTGAGCTTCTCTCCTTAAACCCGGACTTTTCTCAGAATCCTGGATGGCTTTATTGGTTTGCTCTTTCATATCCGTTAGATTTTCATGAAGGGGTAATGAAGATCTTTCGGAACTATTTAACTTGGATGGCTTTTTGGCAGGGCTAAAATCAAGCTCTAAACCATTCCTGTTGGAAGACTGAAGAAATCCCGAAGGGAGAAAAGCTGCTTGATGAGTTTCTTCTTCTAAATTTGGAATTGGTGGAAGCTGGGCAGGCATGCTGGATGTTCTTAGAAGCTGAGGCCTTCCATTATAATTGGTGGCCTTTTCTTCAAGGGGAAGAGGATCTTGTTTGACAGTCTCTATTTGCAGGGCTTTCTTTCTGTAGCTCAGTCCTTGGGGAAGAGTTGAATGCGAAGACGTGTCGATGGGTGTGACCAGGGACCTGCTCTCCTCTGCATCTAAGGACGTCTTTCTCTGTGTAAGGAAACTCTTGTTTAAGGAAGATGAATAGACATTGGATCCATTTTCTGGAAGGCTAAAGTTCCGAGGCAGGGTGCTAAATTTGGGGTGCTTAGTTTTCCGGTGGACTGGAATTCTCTTGATAGTATTTCCCTTTTCAATGTCATCGACATACTTCAGGAAGTCAAGATCTAAATGGAAACCATAGGGGGTTTCAACAGAATAGGGACTTTGAGGTGGATCTTTATCCTCTGCTTTTGATGCCCAGTTATCTGCTAacatggaaaaaaatagaaacaaaaaaaataaaagctttaatTTACAAGaggttattataattttattgtaataaaatattattaaaatattgtaaATTTATTGTAATAAAAAATTATCTTCCTGATAAATATAAATAGTCGAAGGCAAAtctacatacagtaatacctcgtcttacgaacttaattggttccgggaggaggttcataaggcgaaaagttcttaagacgaaacaatgtttcccataggaaacaatgtaaaagcgattaatgcgtgcaagggggaaaaaatcgcaaaatggcgctccgctgggcgcagctgctcggctgtcaccttttgaaacagctggggggcttctcggtgttctcccaaacccgaacccgaacttttgctgaacttttcaggttcgggttcgggaggccgccgagaagtaccgccgcccatctgtcaccttctgaaacagccgggcgcttctgggCGTTctctcgaacgccgaacccggaagttcggcaaaagttcaggttcgggttccggaggctgccgagaagctccCAGCtgttccaggaaggacgtctttgtgacatcaaagctccgcccatggaattccatattgggattccccacctctgtttgaacctccagatcggccgaaaacgccaccaccgatcgcaaaatggtgctctgccCGGTGCCggcgcctggctgtaaccttctgaaa
Coding sequences:
- the KANK4 gene encoding KN motif and ankyrin repeat domain-containing protein 4 isoform X2: MDNTDDNWASKAEDKDPPQSPYSVETPYGFHLDLDFLKYVDDIEKGNTIKRIPVHRKTKHPKFSTLPRNFSLPENGSNVYSSSLNKSFLTQRKTSLDAEESRSLVTPIDTSSHSTLPQGLSYRKKALQIETVKQDPLPLEEKATNYNGRPQLLRTSSMPAQLPPIPNLEEETHQAAFLPSGFLQSSNRNGLELDFSPAKKPSKLNSSERSSLPLHENLTDMKEQTNKAIQDSEKSPGLRREAQLLLDQQQPELPKEITPPSDPQQSQPLICQEFPDMVKSGEECHESQVCPSSIQSGLAFIGTSETMSVKQSQEEIELNICEALPEEAEEEGQMTGLSTTEVGGNTELEPFLLKGASNMKALQQHIVILEKQLNRKTEELEQIRMVLKQQDQEIKAKERSIELLASSKAQLEKKLCGENIKEMKPGVQAGSAPQYFDVAVNTEHVHEKVMHEKEISVSITELMEPPGGVTYETGDKNMEIGEVLLSAEISDDDDGGRDKPTLERNKAGERIVQESDSFMVEPSYNELSAHVDNGNSKTERNLVTAQPFVSDGENGSGPKTADIKPKGMQIIFQEDAQQEHEAQNHQEAKESPPDPIVGQYIKKIKDLLQEQWLCLEHGYPELASAIKQPASKLSSIQNQLVNSLNLLLSAYSAQTPTDQENSNTQYQELEISPSTSLKSIMKKKEAGFHEGSNGAKKNLQFVGVNGGYETTSSEDSSCEENSSGGDSDNGNEEQSWGEDVKEDEQSTSATPQSAKKDRDPGKQQETTQSTMQDKVERFRPSGDFLKGCQILSKSLSEIRTTKDKFLRHVLSTVCQEWFRISSRKSSSPGIVAAYLQEIEGVHPNLQSVIVNLADGNGNTALHYSVSHSNFWIVKLLLETGVCDVDHQNKAGYTAVMITPLASAETEEEMEVVKKLLQEGNVNIRASQGGQTALILGVSHDREDMVKALLSCNADINLQDEDGLSPLMVASQHGNLEMVKLLLSHSGCDPTLVDKAGNSALSLALKSAHMEIVEFLQTHIHHTQSLNT
- the KANK4 gene encoding KN motif and ankyrin repeat domain-containing protein 4 isoform X1, encoding MDNTDADNWASKAEDKDPPQSPYSVETPYGFHLDLDFLKYVDDIEKGNTIKRIPVHRKTKHPKFSTLPRNFSLPENGSNVYSSSLNKSFLTQRKTSLDAEESRSLVTPIDTSSHSTLPQGLSYRKKALQIETVKQDPLPLEEKATNYNGRPQLLRTSSMPAQLPPIPNLEEETHQAAFLPSGFLQSSNRNGLELDFSPAKKPSKLNSSERSSLPLHENLTDMKEQTNKAIQDSEKSPGLRREAQLLLDQQQPELPKEITPPSDPQQSQPLICQEFPDMVKSGEECHESQVCPSSIQSGLAFIGTSETMSVKQSQEEIELNICEALPEEAEEEGQMTGLSTTEVGGNTELEPFLLKGASNMKALQQHIVILEKQLNRKTEELEQIRMVLKQQDQEIKAKERSIELLASSKAQLEKKLCGENIKEMKPGVQAGSAPQYFDVAVNTEHVHEKVMHEKEISVSITELMEPPGGVTYETGDKNMEIGEVLLSAEISDDDDGGRDKPTLERNKAGERIVQESDSFMVEPSYNELSAHVDNGNSKTERNLVTAQPFVSDGENGSGPKTADIKPKGMQIIFQEDAQQEHEAQNHQEAKESPPDPIVGQYIKKIKDLLQEQWLCLEHGYPELASAIKQPASKLSSIQNQLVNSLNLLLSAYSAQTPTDQENSNTQYQELEISPSTSLKSIMKKKEAGFHEGSNGAKKNLQFVGVNGGYETTSSEDSSCEENSSGGDSDNGNEEQSWGEDVKEDEQSTSATPQSAKKDRDPGKQQETTQSTMQDKVERFRPSGDFLKGCQILSKSLSEIRTTKDKFLRHVLSTVCQEWFRISSRKSSSPGIVAAYLQEIEGVHPNLQSVIVNLADGNGNTALHYSVSHSNFWIVKLLLETGVCDVDHQNKAGYTAVMITPLASAETEEEMEVVKKLLQEGNVNIRASQGGQTALILGVSHDREDMVKALLSCNADINLQDEDGLSPLMVASQHGNLEMVKLLLSHSGCDPTLVDKAGNSALSLALKSAHMEIVEFLQTHIHHTQSLNT